The Cololabis saira isolate AMF1-May2022 chromosome 20, fColSai1.1, whole genome shotgun sequence genome includes a window with the following:
- the mepceb gene encoding 7SK snRNA methylphosphate capping enzyme, producing MSLDKEPLLPPETAVKLSPAFPAPASLSEQPQVTKPRPPVHAKNGFQPPASVPPATAQRAGKRRYSVGVSFRGAAKRRRRANSESQTDPVLPSHFLLGGNIFDPLNLNSLLDEDVNRTTNEETPKCSPLPSRSRDPVEILVPRDITDPLNLKGAEEQGETAAVLLSPLKSRRRHRYRHHGGGAAGGEKDKEGVAARLFASTAGLAVPVLGREGSVSASPLSCELNTAITCRDDVAPPPHLPRRHTHPPPGPTPKPGNKGEGRHRKRRRTTSTRSTDTVTTATVPLPTKFQTPIVGGTAAMRCGGPRLGAAQASEKKKDKHRYQFGNHSRYYGYHGFYGDRCEGRVGMEEDPRLRLLEADWFRDKTVLDVGCGSGHITLAIARRFDPTHILGVELDEKLVHAAKQNIRHFLSHDLVTEQRKRVAGEEEMEETGEKKEEELMKELQQTLHLVSLPLSFRVSRGPLSAPPLVPPPSSSSSSSSRFPSNITFIQGDYVSEEEAWPGKGHYDVILCLGVTKWVQLQSGDEGVVRLFRRAYQSLSAGGVLILEPQPWSSYSHSKRASEATFRHYRTLRLRPEQFTSFLTDSVGFSSYRLLKPTGNQRAIYLFHKSPTHRK from the exons ATGTCCCTGGACAAAGAGCCCCTCCTTCCTCCCGAGACGGCGGTGAAACTCAGCCCTGCCTTCCCTGCTCCCGCCAGCCTATCAGAGCAGCCGCAGGTGACGAAGCCCCGACCCCCGGTCCATGCCAAAAACGGCTTCCAACCTCCCGCTAGCGTCCCGCCCGCAACGGCCCAGAGAGCGGGGAAGCGGCGATACTCCGTAGGGGTCAGCTTCAGGGGCGCGGCCAAGCGCCGTCGCCGTGCCAACAGCGAGAGCCAGACCGATCCCGTGCTGCCGAGCCACTTCCTGCTGGGCGGGAACATCTTTGACCCGCTGAACCTGAACTCGCTGCTGGACGAGGACGTGAACAG GACGACCAATGAGGAGACACCAAAGTGCTCCCCCCTGCCATCACGAAGCAGAGACCCTGTAGAGATCCTGGTTCCCCGTGACATCACTGACCCCCTGAACCTGAAAGGGGCAGAGGAACAGGGGGAGACGGCAGCGGTCCTGCTGTCTCCCCTGAAGTCCAGGAGGAGACACAGGTACAGACACCATGGAGGAGGAGCAGCGGGAGGGGAGAAGGACAAGGAGGGGGTAGCAGCACGACTGTTTGCCTCCACAGCTGGACTCGCAG TTCCAGTGTTGGGCAGAGAGGGCAGTGTTTCTGCATCTCCTCTTTCATGCGAACTCAATACTGCCATCACTTGTCGAGATGATGTTGCCCCACCCCCACACCTTCCCAGGAGGCACACCCACCCCCCACCTGGCCCCACCCCGAAGCCTGGTAACAAAGGAGAAGGTCGCCATCGAAAACGGCGACGCACAACATCCACAAGATCAACAGACACTGTCACCACGGCAACCGTACCTCTGCCAACCAAATTTCAGACACCGATTGTGGGCGGCACTGCAGCTATGAG GTGTGGAGGACcgcggctcggcgcggctcaaGCATCGGAGAAGAAGAAAGACAAACACCGGTACCAGTTTGGCAACCACAGCCGTTACTACGGCTACCACGGTTTCTACGGCGACCGTTGCGAGGGTCGGGTCGGCATGGAGGAAGACCCTCGGCTCCGCCTCCTGGAAGCTGATTGGTTCAGGGACAAGACGGTGCTGGACGTGGGCTGCGGCAGCGGCCACATTACCCTGGCCATCGCTCGGAGGTTCGACCCCACCCACATCCTGGGGGTGGAGCTGGACGAGAAGCTGGTACACGCCGCCAAGCAGAACATCCGGCACTTCCTGTCACATGACTTGGTGACGGAGCAAAGGAAGAGGGTGGCaggggaggaggagatggaggagactggagaaaaaaaagaggaggagcTGATGAAGGAGCTCCAGCAGACTCTCCACCTCGTCTCCCTCCCTCTGTCGTTCCGGGTGTCCCGGGGCCCCCTCTCTGCTCCGCCCCTCGTccctcccccctcctcctcctcgtcctcctcctcccgctTCCCCAGCAACATCACCTTCATCCAG GGCGACTATGTGTCAGAGGAGGAGGCGTGGCCTGGGAAGGGTCACTACGATGTGATCCTGTGTCTGGGCGTGACCAAGTGGGTGCAGCTGCAGTCGGGCGACGAGGGCGTGGTCAGGTTGTTCAGGCGGGCCTATCAGAGCCTGTCGGCGGGCGGAGTCTTGATCCTGGAGCCTCAGCCGTGGAGCAGCTACAGCCACAGCAAGAGAGCCTCG gAGGCGACGTTCCGACACTACAGGACCCTGAGACTCCGGCCCGAGCAGTTCACGTCCTTCCTGACGGACAGCGTGGGCTTCAGCTCCTACAGACTCCTCAAACCCACAG GTAACCAGCGAGCCATTTACCTGTTCCACAAAAGCCCCACCCACAGAAAGTGA